From Scomber scombrus chromosome 6, fScoSco1.1, whole genome shotgun sequence, the proteins below share one genomic window:
- the LOC133981972 gene encoding E3 SUMO-protein ligase ZBED1-like: MLATLDAQYEPPGRKYFSETAIPKLYDQLRGEITSELKEANFVALTTDMWSSINMSPYMSITAHYVSKDWTLKSKCLETAFAPESHTAAVLAEALQDGLQAWGVGEEKVACITSDNGANIVAAVRDLKWPWISCFGHNLNLAVNNALNKEKAKTERAFGVCRQINGAFSHSWQRRQQLRKEQEQQGIKKPLSLITDCATRWGSKYAMTERILALLPYIRRVFADDRSRRTLPTISWQDVSVLEAVKEGLKSVSEFTDIMSSERDVTISSLLPLLHMKDTLKEKDTDVKLTADIKRTILEQLDNRYDNDKTIQLMRTASLLDPRYKAHHMSAADLDYIRCQLEDEMVLFWKRDTPRPPVRVTDEEDAGTTQPTKKKKTLGSLLGTVKPAVVATPEQRAHAEMANYLQEEVADGETNALEWWRRNGSRFPFMAKMAQKYLCIPATSTPSERIFSKAGNVVTRYRSLLKPDKVNMLVFLSNNL, translated from the exons ATGCTAGCTACACTGGATGCGCAATATGAGCCGCCTGGCAGGAAATATTTCTCGGAGACCGCAATACCGAAACTATATGATCAGCTGAGAGGGGAAATTACCAGCGAATTAAAAGAGGCCAACTTCGTTGCTCTGACAACCGACATGTGGTCGAGCATAAACATGTCCCCCTATATGTCCATAACCGCTCACTATGTTTCCAAAGATTGGACATTAAAATCCAAATGTCTTGAGACAGCTTTTGCACCGGAGAGTCATACCGCAGCGGTGCTCGCTGAAGCACTCCAGGATGGGTTGCAAGCATGGGGAGTAGGAGAGGAGAAAGTGGCCTGCATCACAAGCGACAACGGAGCCAACATCGTTGCAGCTGTTCGTGATCTGAAGTGGCCATGGATCAGCTGTTTCGGGCATAATTTGAACTTGGCCGTCAACAATGccttaaataaagagaaagccAAAACGGAGCGGGCTTTTGGCGTGTGTCGCCAAATAAACGGAGCCTTTTCGCACAGCTGGCAAAGGCGGCAACAACTCAGGAAAGAACAAGAGCAACAGGGGATAAAGAAACCGCTTTCTTTGATAACT GATTGCGCAACGCGCTGGGGCAGCAAGTATGCAATGACAGAGAGGATCCTGGCCCTGCTGCCTTACATCAGAAGGGTTTTTGCCGACGACAGGAGCCGGCGCACACTACCAACCATAAGCTGGCAAGATGTAAGCGTGCTGGAGGCTGTCAAAGAGGGACTGAAGTCTGTATCTGAATTTACAGACATTATGTCGAGTGAGCGTGACGTCACCATTTCATCGTTGCTGCCTCTGCTGCACATGAAAGATACCCTCAAGGAGAAAGACACTGATGTCAAACTGACGGCAGATATAAAACGAACAATCCTGGAACAGCTCGACAACAGATACGACAACGACAAGACCATCCAGTTAATGCGCACAGCTAGCCTCCTTGACCCGCGGTACAAGGCCCATCACATGAGTGCTGCCGACCTGGACTATATCAGATGCCAGCTGGAGGATGAAATGGTGCTGTTCTGGAAGAGGGACACCCCCAGGCCACCTGTGAGAGTCACAGATGAGGAGGATGCAGGAACCACCCAGccaaccaaaaagaaaaaaacactgggcAGTCTTCTTGGCACAGTCAAGCCTGCTGTCGTTGCAACGCCGGAGCAGCGAGCGCACGCTGAAATGGCAAATTACCTCCAAGAAGAGGTAGCTGATGGAGAAACCAATGCCCTTGAATGGTGGAGGAGGAACGGAAGCCGCTTTCCCTTCATGGCAAAAATGGCACAGAAATATTTGTGCATTCCCGCGACTAGCACGCCTTCGGAGCGCATTTTCAGTAAAGCGGGGAATGTTGTAACCCGGTACCGCAGTCTGCTAAAGCCAGACAAAGTCAACATGCTTGTCTTCTTGTCAAATAATTTGTAA